The DNA sequence ATCTAAATCACCGGAATTGACTATATAATATGACAGCTAATGTGTAACATCAATTATATCGTACTCGACACTTACTCATAATTGTTTTATTAGGTGCATGTTTAACAAATGTGGTCTGAAAATGTGGTCTTTCTAGCATATTACTTAATTCTTAAGGGAAAAGATCACACGTTTAATGAGTACGTACATTTTCATCATACTTCTCTCACTCTGCTAGATCAACACCTATAGCTCAATTGATAACCAAGCACTGTTGTATTTAAGCTTCAAATTACAGTTCAAGTTTGGGGAAAAATTTAGCCGCTGCGTAAATTGAATTCGAACCTCCATTTAAATGTTGTATTTACAAATACACCTAATCTTCAAAGTAGTCTAACAAGTGGAAAAAATCAATTTTCTTAATTGACTTTTACACCAGTTCTTCTATCAGTAAGTATCGTGCTGAAGAAATCTTCCTGAAATGGCTGCTGCAAGTGCTTTTGTGAAGTTGGGGTCTTTGGTCAAGGAAGACGCCATCTGTTCCACCAAAAGCTTTCGAACTTCCGGTGTTTCAGTTCTTGGTTTCGGGCTCTTGGTATCAGAAGTATTGGACTTGGATTTTGTCAAGTCAAGAGTGATGGTTGGTCCGGATGTGCCAAGAGAGGTTGAGCAGGGGACTGATCCTAAGGTCATGCAGCGGTTTGAGCCCGATGATGCTTCAAGTTGAGAAGGATTGGGATGGTTGTGTTCACCTTCATAAGTTGCCACCAGAATTGATTGGTCCTCAACACTTCTCTGAACCTGATAAGAAAATTAAGGGGAAAGAACACCTTTAATAAGACTTGACAGATAAATAACATGGTTTCCGCATTACTTATTACTTAAGTTGAGATCTAAAGTTATGAAAAGAGGGATCGGGTTTTGATTTGAAGTAAGCTCACCTTCTTTTTGACAGGGCAGGTTGGAGCAAAAGAGCACTTGAAGTAAGCTCTAGGACAAGGATTGTCCCTTGTAACTTTTTGACCATATTTTCTCCATTGGTACCCATCCTTGACAACCTATACAAATGCACATAGAATTGCTCAATATACACCTCAAATAAACTGTTAATAAATGTTCAATCTCCACAGTATGGTAATGTAAATATGTAGTGAGAAAAACATTACAATGACAGATGAACTTACCAAGCTTGTTGTATCGGATGGTTCGGTCCTGACATAAGACCTATAAATTTTGGCCTTGATGGTCTCTTCCCTTGGCTTCTTGCATGATTCTCCATCACTGGAGCTGCTCTCAGAGTTTCCATTGTTCATGCCATTAAGGATGTTGTTAgcactgttgttgttgttgttgttgttactACTTTCAGACTTTCTTTTCTTGGATATCGGGCTGAGCTCCTTCTCTGGGTTCTTGCTCATGTACTCCAACAATTGGCTTCTCAAAGCATTGTAGCTCTCACCCATCACCGTCAACATTTCAGTCAGCTTCTTGTTTTCGGTGCTCACCCTGTGCAATTCCTCTACCAAAGCTCCACTCTGTAAATCAAAGCACATAAAGCTTTAGTACTATATTTCATGTACAACTGAATTCTTATCTTCATGATTTTAGTCTAGAACTCTAGATGAAAGTTTGGTTAAGTACTACAATTATTGTTAATATCAGTGATAAGTTTTTATTGTTGCTCATGAAATTGTATCTTTTGATGGAGAACTAATCAAGTACTTTCAATCTGCTTATGAGCATCTTTCCCAGCTTGATGCACCCCGTTTTTAACATATAAAACATGGAATTCTTTTAGGCCATAAACTTACCAAGGAAAGAGACCCAATTTTCATTTTATCAAAATGTATAAAAAATCGAAAATGGCCTAGCTTTGATTGACAACCGCAAAACAAAAGATAACAATCAAACACACACCTCTTCTTTTGCTGAGAGCTCCCTTCCAAAGTCGGACAAAATCTTGCTCTGCACCTCTTTCTTgatctgaaaattaccaaacatACCAAACCCACTTCAGAAATCTTGCGAAGTGATCGATATACGAGTTACAACAAGCTAAGTACTAGTATATATAGCTAGCTTTCATTTGAACATACCGGAGGAGAATCATCGAAAAGCCGGAGAGGCCTGGTGTTAAGATCCAGAGAAGTATCATACGCAGCAGCTGATGAGTAGTCCATATCAATCCTTTGAAACACAAGCAAAGCAAATCTCGACTTGACCAAGAAAAACAAATTGCAGGGTCAATGGGAAGGCTTCCTTTCCTTTACCAAAAGGATGAAGCCAGACAACGTACAGCTGTGTGAAATTGGTTGAATAAACCCGAAATGAAGCTGGATAGATATAAAGAAGAGAAGAGACCAGATATCTCAAGTTGGAAAAGGGCAAAGGAAACAGGGTCGAAAGAGAGGAGAAGATAGAGATGTAAACGAGTAGTGTTAATTAGTGTAGAGCTGGCATTAGCTATTTAGCTTTCAGTTCaaagatagatatatatatagttaaaaaTGAAGATGCAGTACAAGGGAGTGGCCTGGTCTTTCTGTATATAAAGGGAATATATTAAGGACTGGTTTTGGCGTTGGACATGTCGGTCATGAACGTTGAATTCCTTGCGCAAAAATCAAAAGTCAAGCACGGCGCACGCACGCCATGTAAAACCAATTATTAAATATCAGAGAATTGAACAGTGGTGTGATGTGATTCAGTAATAGGGAAATAGTGGAAAGAGCGAGGGAGAAGTTCTAAATTGACCCGATGCTGTCTTTGTCGCTGG is a window from the Rosa chinensis cultivar Old Blush chromosome 2, RchiOBHm-V2, whole genome shotgun sequence genome containing:
- the LOC112187836 gene encoding probable WRKY transcription factor 40, whose amino-acid sequence is MDYSSAAAYDTSLDLNTRPLRLFDDSPPIKKEVQSKILSDFGRELSAKEESGALVEELHRVSTENKKLTEMLTVMGESYNALRSQLLEYMSKNPEKELSPISKKRKSESSNNNNNNNSANNILNGMNNGNSESSSSDGESCKKPREETIKAKIYRSYVRTEPSDTTSLVVKDGYQWRKYGQKVTRDNPCPRAYFKCSFAPTCPVKKKVQRSVEDQSILVATYEGEHNHPNPSQLEASSGSNRCMTLGSVPCSTSLGTSGPTITLDLTKSKSNTSDTKSPKPRTETPEVRKLLVEQMASSLTKDPNFTKALAAAISGRFLQHDTY